A section of the Arcobacter sp. LA11 genome encodes:
- the rpmG gene encoding 50S ribosomal protein L33 yields MGNGVSIKIGLKCEECGDINYTTYKNPKTHTEKMAIKKYSPRLKKHTIHKEVKLKS; encoded by the coding sequence ATGGGTAACGGAGTAAGCATCAAAATCGGACTAAAATGTGAGGAGTGTGGTGATATTAACTACACTACTTACAAAAACCCAAAAACTCATACTGAGAAAATGGCGATTAAAAAATATAGTCCAAGATTAAAAAAACACACAATTCATAAAGAAGTTAAGTTAAAGTCATAA
- the secE gene encoding preprotein translocase subunit SecE, which produces MNKFKIYYKNAKEELFKVIFPIKEQIRSAYLSVFVVVTVISLFLALIDAIMSLSLSAVMN; this is translated from the coding sequence GTGAACAAATTTAAAATATATTATAAAAATGCTAAAGAAGAACTATTTAAAGTAATTTTCCCTATTAAAGAACAAATAAGATCTGCGTATCTTTCTGTATTTGTTGTTGTAACTGTTATATCACTATTTTTAGCGTTAATTGATGCAATCATGTCTTTAAGCTTATCAGCTGTAATGAACTAA
- the mraY gene encoding phospho-N-acetylmuramoyl-pentapeptide-transferase, translating into MFYWFYRHLDINIFQYISVRAGIAFFIAFFLTMFLLPKFVKWTKSKNASQPIYEYAPDSHQEKAGTPTMGGVVFIFSTIIATLLTVKLNNFYVVGGILTLGFFSLIGIQDDYSKIAKKANSAGLSSKAKLILQFFAAFIVAAVLIMYNHTTTLYTPFYKYPLFDMSFFALAFWILVMVAASNAVNLTDGLDGLATVPSIMAFFTLSGIVYITGHAIFSSYLLLPNIKTTGELAIIGTALIGSLIAFLWYNCHPAQVFMGDSGSLPMGAFMGYMAIVAKSEILLVIIGLIFVIETVSVILQVGSYKLRKKRVFLMAPIHHHFEEKGWKENKIIVRFWIISFMANLVALMSLKIR; encoded by the coding sequence TTGTTTTATTGGTTTTATAGACATCTAGACATTAATATTTTTCAATACATCTCAGTTAGAGCTGGTATCGCATTTTTTATTGCATTTTTTTTAACTATGTTTTTACTTCCAAAATTTGTGAAGTGGACAAAATCAAAGAATGCATCACAACCTATATATGAGTATGCGCCAGATTCACATCAAGAGAAAGCAGGTACACCAACTATGGGTGGTGTTGTATTTATTTTTTCAACTATCATTGCAACTCTTTTAACAGTTAAATTAAACAATTTTTATGTGGTGGGTGGAATATTAACCTTAGGTTTCTTCTCTTTAATTGGAATTCAAGATGATTATTCAAAGATTGCTAAAAAAGCAAATTCTGCGGGATTGAGCTCTAAAGCAAAACTAATATTACAGTTCTTTGCAGCATTTATAGTTGCAGCTGTTTTAATTATGTATAATCATACAACTACACTTTATACACCATTTTATAAATATCCACTTTTTGATATGAGTTTTTTTGCATTAGCTTTTTGGATATTAGTTATGGTTGCAGCTTCAAATGCAGTTAATTTAACTGATGGTCTTGATGGACTTGCAACAGTTCCTTCCATAATGGCATTTTTTACACTTTCTGGAATAGTCTATATTACAGGTCATGCAATTTTCTCTTCTTATCTTTTATTACCAAATATAAAAACTACAGGAGAACTAGCAATAATTGGTACGGCATTAATAGGTTCACTCATTGCTTTTCTTTGGTACAACTGTCATCCTGCACAAGTATTTATGGGAGATAGTGGTTCTTTACCAATGGGAGCATTTATGGGATATATGGCAATTGTTGCAAAATCTGAAATTTTATTAGTGATAATTGGCCTTATTTTTGTAATTGAAACAGTTTCTGTAATCTTACAAGTAGGTTCTTATAAACTCAGAAAAAAAAGAGTATTTCTTATGGCACCTATTCATCACCATTTTGAAGAAAAAGGTTGGAAAGAGAATAAGATTATAGTTCGGTTCTGGATTATCTCCTTTATGGCTAACTTAGTGGCTTTAATGAGTCTCAAAATTAGATAA
- the tuf gene encoding elongation factor Tu produces the protein MAKEKFERSKPHVNIGTIGHVDHGKTTLTAAITMCLGLKNGQATMDYDQIDNAPEERERGITIATSHVEYETETRHYAHVDCPGHADYVKNMITGAAQMDGAILVIASTDGPMAQTREHILLSKQVGVPYIVVFLNKEDQLDDEDKEEMLELVEMEVRELLSEYDFPGDDTPIVAGSAFQALEEAKAGTAGEWSEKIYTLMAEVDAYIPTPVRDTEQDFLMPVEDVFSISGRGTVVTGRIEKGTIKVGEEIEIVGMKDTMTTTVTGVEMFRKEMDQGEAGDNCGILLRGVKKEEVQRGQVLIKPGTITPHTEFRCEVYILSKEEGGRHTPFFSGYRPQFYVRTTDVTGSCTLPEGTEMVMPGDNVEMTVKLVAPIALEKGTKFAIREGGRTVGAGVVAEVIA, from the coding sequence ATGGCAAAAGAAAAATTCGAGCGAAGTAAACCGCACGTAAATATTGGTACTATTGGTCACGTTGACCATGGTAAAACTACATTAACAGCTGCAATCACAATGTGTTTAGGGCTTAAAAATGGTCAAGCTACTATGGATTATGATCAAATTGATAATGCTCCAGAAGAAAGAGAAAGAGGAATTACAATTGCTACTTCTCACGTTGAGTATGAAACAGAAACTAGACACTACGCTCACGTAGATTGTCCAGGTCACGCCGATTACGTTAAAAATATGATTACTGGTGCTGCTCAAATGGATGGTGCTATTTTAGTTATTGCTTCAACAGATGGACCTATGGCTCAAACTAGAGAGCATATCTTATTATCTAAGCAAGTAGGTGTTCCATACATCGTTGTATTCTTAAACAAAGAAGATCAATTAGATGATGAAGATAAAGAAGAAATGTTAGAATTAGTTGAAATGGAAGTAAGAGAATTACTTTCTGAGTATGACTTCCCAGGTGATGATACTCCAATCGTTGCTGGTTCTGCATTCCAAGCATTAGAAGAAGCAAAAGCTGGTACAGCTGGTGAGTGGTCAGAAAAAATTTATACATTAATGGCTGAAGTTGATGCATATATTCCAACTCCAGTTAGAGATACTGAGCAAGATTTCTTAATGCCTGTAGAAGATGTATTCTCTATCTCAGGAAGAGGTACTGTTGTTACTGGTAGAATTGAAAAAGGAACAATCAAAGTTGGTGAAGAGATTGAAATCGTAGGTATGAAAGATACTATGACTACAACTGTTACTGGTGTTGAAATGTTTAGAAAAGAAATGGATCAAGGTGAAGCAGGTGATAACTGTGGTATCTTATTAAGAGGTGTTAAAAAAGAAGAAGTTCAAAGAGGACAAGTTCTTATTAAGCCAGGTACAATTACTCCACACACTGAATTCAGATGTGAAGTATATATCCTTTCTAAAGAGGAAGGTGGTAGACACACTCCATTCTTCTCAGGATACAGACCACAATTTTACGTAAGAACTACTGATGTTACTGGTTCTTGTACTTTACCAGAGGGAACTGAAATGGTTATGCCTGGTGACAATGTTGAAATGACTGTTAAACTAGTTGCTCCAATCGCTCTTGAAAAGGGAACTAAGTTCGCTATTAGAGAAGGTGGTAGAACAGTTGGTGCTGGAGTTGTTGCAGAAGTAATTGCGTAA
- the nusG gene encoding transcription termination/antitermination protein NusG, which yields MSQQWYAIQTHSGSELTVKRALERLADEMADGRISQVLVPTEDLIEVKKGAKTIVERPLYPAYAFAEIDLDTALWHRIQSMPKVGRFIGESKKPTPLSKKDIDSILDKVQNRAAAKPKISFDEGEMVRINEGPFANFNGVVEDFDMASGILKLNVSIFGRNTPVEITYTQVERVV from the coding sequence ATGTCACAACAATGGTATGCAATACAAACTCACTCTGGAAGTGAATTAACTGTAAAAAGAGCACTAGAGCGATTAGCTGATGAAATGGCTGATGGAAGAATTTCACAAGTTTTAGTTCCTACTGAGGATTTAATTGAAGTAAAAAAAGGTGCTAAAACAATCGTTGAAAGACCTTTATACCCAGCTTATGCTTTTGCAGAAATTGATTTAGATACTGCTTTATGGCATAGAATTCAATCAATGCCAAAAGTTGGAAGATTTATTGGTGAATCTAAAAAACCAACTCCATTATCAAAAAAAGATATTGATTCGATTTTAGATAAGGTTCAAAATAGAGCAGCAGCTAAACCAAAAATTTCATTTGATGAAGGTGAAATGGTTAGAATTAATGAAGGCCCATTTGCTAACTTTAATGGTGTTGTTGAAGACTTTGACATGGCATCAGGAATATTAAAATTAAATGTTTCAATTTTTGGAAGAAATACTCCAGTTGAAATAACTTATACTCAAGTAGAAAGAGTAGTTTAA
- the murD gene encoding UDP-N-acetylmuramoyl-L-alanine--D-glutamate ligase yields the protein MMIRVLGKGITAQAVKDSFDDVVLYDDSDFENYDLNSNDITIVSPGIPPNNEMVLKSKNIQSDYDLLADEMPFSIWISGTNGKTTTTQMIQHLLKDKGSLCGGNIGTAVSLLDKEAPIWILETSSFTFHYIEKAKPNLYILLPISEDHISWHGSFEEYKKAKLKPLDMMCEGEIAIIPEEFKDYPSSAYKITYKNSDDLCKVFDINKEKIKFNEPFLLDSILALASKKIIFDEVDYKNINTFTIDEHKVEEFKDKDNRLWVNDSKATNVDATINALNPYLDKKIYLVVGGDDKGVNIEPLFEYIKDLNIEIFAIGTNYERVISYCKKYNITYFESKFLKESVKNIHLKHTSNSVAILSPAASSLDQFSSYAERGKEFKDLVFNLSFI from the coding sequence ATTATGATTAGAGTATTAGGAAAAGGTATAACTGCACAAGCAGTAAAAGATAGTTTTGATGATGTAGTATTATATGATGATAGTGATTTTGAAAACTATGATTTAAATTCAAATGATATAACTATAGTAAGTCCTGGAATTCCCCCTAATAATGAAATGGTATTAAAATCAAAAAACATACAGAGTGATTATGATTTATTAGCTGATGAAATGCCTTTTTCTATTTGGATCTCTGGAACAAATGGTAAAACTACAACTACTCAAATGATTCAACATCTTTTAAAAGACAAAGGAAGCCTTTGTGGAGGAAATATAGGAACAGCAGTTTCTTTATTGGATAAAGAAGCTCCTATTTGGATATTAGAAACTTCTTCTTTTACTTTTCATTATATAGAAAAGGCAAAACCAAATTTATATATACTTTTACCAATTTCAGAAGATCATATTTCATGGCATGGAAGTTTTGAAGAATATAAAAAAGCAAAATTAAAACCTTTGGATATGATGTGTGAAGGAGAAATTGCAATTATTCCTGAAGAGTTTAAAGATTATCCTTCAAGTGCTTATAAAATAACATACAAAAATTCTGATGATTTGTGCAAAGTTTTTGATATAAATAAAGAAAAAATAAAATTTAATGAACCTTTTTTATTGGATTCTATATTAGCCTTGGCTTCAAAAAAGATAATTTTTGACGAAGTAGATTATAAGAATATTAATACGTTTACTATAGATGAGCATAAAGTAGAAGAGTTTAAAGACAAAGATAATAGATTATGGGTTAATGACTCAAAAGCTACAAATGTTGATGCAACTATAAATGCCTTAAACCCTTATTTAGATAAAAAGATATATTTAGTTGTTGGTGGCGATGATAAAGGGGTAAATATAGAACCTCTTTTTGAATATATTAAAGATTTAAATATAGAAATATTTGCTATTGGTACAAATTATGAAAGAGTAATTTCGTATTGTAAAAAATATAATATAACATATTTTGAATCAAAATTCTTGAAAGAATCTGTAAAAAATATTCATTTAAAACATACTTCAAATAGTGTTGCTATCCTATCTCCTGCAGCATCTTCTCTTGACCAATTCTCTTCATATGCAGAAAGAGGAAAAGAATTTAAAGATTTAGTCTTTAATTTAAGCTTTATTTAA